TCGAACCGCAGCCGGTCCGGCGCCACCAGCGAACCCGCCTGGTTGACGTGGTCTCCCAGCACCCGCTTCAGGGCCGCGTGGAGCAGGTGGGTCGCGGTGTGGTTGCGCATGATGGCCGCGCGGCGGGCGCCGTCGACCCGGGCCCGGACCCGGTCGCCCACGGTCAACGTCCCCTCGGTGACGCGGGCCTTGTGGAGGATCCGGCCCCCGGGCAGCGGCTGGGTGTCGACCACCTGCAGGCGTGCGCCGGCCGCCTCCAGCCAGCCGGTGTCGCCCACCTGTCCGCCCCGCTCGGCGTAGAAGGGCGTGCGGTCGAGGATCACGCCCACCTCCTCGCCGGCACGGGCGCGCTCCACCGGCTCCTCGTCCTTCACCAGCAGCCGCACCGTCCCCTCGTCCTCCAATCGCTCGTAGCCGGTGAAGGTCGTGGCCGGTTCGTCCGCCAGGGCCTGGGCCAGGGGCGAGCCGGGGTCCCAGTCCGCCTCGACCTCCCGGGCCGCCCGGGCCCGCTCCCGCTGGACGGCCATGGCCCGCTCGAAGCCCTCGCGGTCGACCCGCAGGCCGGCCTCCTGGGCGGCGTCCTCCGTCAGGTCGAGGGGGAAGCCGTAGGTGTCGTACAGCACGAAGGCCTCCTCGCCGCGGATCACCCCGTCGCCCCGCCGCCGCGCCCGTTCGATCAGCTCGGCCAGGATCTCCATGCCCTGGTCCAGCGTGCGGAAGAACCGCTCCTCCTCCGCCCGGATCACGCGGGCGACGTACTCGCCCCGCTGGCGCACCTCGGGGTAGGCGTCGCCCATCACCTCGCCCACCGTGTCCACCAACCGGTGGAGGAAGGGCTCCCGCAACCCCAGGATGCGACCGAAGCGGACGGCCCGCCGCAGGATGCGGCGCAAGACGTGGCCCCGACCCTCGTTGCTGGGCAGCACGCCGTCGGCGATCAGGAAGGTGCAGGCCCGGGCGTGGTCGGCGATGACCCGGAAGGGGAACCCGCGTTCGCCGTCCTCGTACCGTCGCCCGGTCAGCTCCTCGGTGGCCCGGATCAGCGGCCGGAACAGGTCGGTGTCGAAGTTGGAGGGCACGCCCTGCATCACCGACGCGATGCGCTCGAGGCCCATCCCCGTGTCGATGGAGGGCCGCGGCAGGGGTTCGAGACGGCCGCTCTCGTCGCGGTTGAACTGCATGAAGACCAGGTTCCAGATCTCCAGCCAGCGGTCGCAGTCGCAGGCGCCGATGCCGCAGACCTCGGCATCGCAGCGGAACTCCTCGCCCCGGTCGTACACGATCTCGCTGCACGGCCCGCAGGGGCCGGTGTCGCCCATGGCCCAGAAGTTGTCCTTCTCCCCCAGGCGGACGATGCGGTGGGCCGGGATGCCCGTGACCTCCTGCCACAGACGGAAGGCCTCGTCGTCGTCCCGGTAGATGGTGGCCCAGAGGCGGTCCCTGGGCAGGCCGAGCTCCTCCGTCAGGAAGGTCCAGGCGAAGCGGATGGCGTCGCGCTTGAAGTAGTCGCCGAACGAGAAGTTGCCCAGCATCTCGAAGAAGGTGTGGTGGCGGGCGGTCTTGCCCACGTTCTCCAGGTCGTTGTGCTTGCCGCCGGCGCGCATGCACTTCTGCGCCGTGGTCGCCCGCTTGTAGGGCACCTTCTCCTTGCCCGTGAACACGTCCTTGAACTGGACCATGCCGGCGTTGGTGAAGAGCAGGGTGGGGTCGTCCTTCGGGATGAGGGACGAACTCGGCACGATGGTGTGGCCGTGGCGCTCGAAGAACCGCAGGAAGCGCTCCCGGATCTCCGCCGCCGGCATCCCCGGCAGGCTCGCAGCCACCATCTCGCCACCTCCTTGGGGTTGGCTCGCCCAATCCGACGCTCCGACCGCGCCGCCCCGCCCCGGCCCGGGACACCGCCGCGAACCGCCCGGCCCGACGGCGCGGCGCAGGCCCGCCCGGGACCGGCGCGATCCGGCGCGCGCGAAAGAAAAACCGCCACCGGCCAAGGGCCGGGGCGGGCCAAGCCGCGGTACCACCCGAGCTTCACCCCGCCCTCGCGGGCGGGGCCTCCATGGGTCGGCGGGGGTCGCCCCGGCGGCGGGGCACCGCCGACCCGCGCGGTAACGGCGCGCCGCCGGGTGCACTTGGGGAGGGCCGCCGTCGGCCCGGCGTCGGGGACGCCCCTTCCCTGGGGTCCCCGTCCCTGGGATCCAGGGCGGCGTGGGTCGGGCCCTTGGCGACCTCCCTTGGTGCACCGGCTCCGGGAGGGCCTGCACGCCACCGCCCGAGAGCCTCGCAGCCGGGGGCTCCCTCTCTGGGGGGCGGGAAGGCGGCTTGGTCCCGTCATCGCCTGGGACCGGCCCGACGGCCAGCGGCCGGTCCCCATGGTCCCGATGGAATCACCCGCATTTTCCCATGTCCACCGGGGCCCGTCAACTCGCGCCGGGTCGTCCCGGCCCGGCGGGCGCCGGGGCCGGCGGCCGCGGCGGTCCCGGCGCCGCCCTCGCAGCGCGCCGGAGGGGACGCGACAGCGGGCGGGCAGGGGCTCGTCGACCGGTGGCGAACGGGATCGCCGAGGTGATGCGGGTGAAGCCCGGATTCGTGCCCGGCCTGCGGGCCGAGGTGAAGGCCGTCGTCGACGCCGGCATGCAGGCCGCCTTCGACGGTCGCGTCATCCACCCCCTCTATTCCACCTGGGCGCTGGTCCACCATCTGGAACACGCTGCCCGCCGGGTCCTGGAACCGTTCCTGGAGCCCCACGAGGAGGGGGTGGGCTACGCCGTGGAGGTCCGCCACCTGGCGCCGACGCCGGTGGGCGCGCGGGTGCGGGCGGTGGCGGTGCTGGAGGCGGTCGAGGGCAACCGGGTGGTGTGTCGCGTCGAGGCTTACAACGACCTGGAGAAGATCGCCGAGGGCCGGCAGGTCCAGGTGGTGCTCGACCGGGCCGCCTTCCGGCGCCGCATCGCCGAGCTGCAGCGCCGCCTGGGGACGGGCGGCACCGACGGGGGGGCGGTCCGCGGCCCGCAGGCGACGGGCGGCTAGGCGACCGTCGCCTACCGGGTGGGCGCCCGCCGGGCGGCGCCGACGGGGTCGTCCTGCGGGGACCTTCCGCCGGTGCCCCGTACGCCGACCCCGGTGACGGTCCTGGCCGCTGGGGGCGCAGCCCCCGGGCGCCCGGTCGTCGCGCCGGGCCCCGCCGGGACCGCCGCGGGGCGGGCGGCCGGGGGCCCGTCCCCCCCTGGCCGTCGCCCCCTGGGTAGCGTGCCCACGGTGCGGTCCCCGCCGGTCGCCGCGCGCCCTGGGCCGAGGCGGCGGCCGGGACCGGGCCCCACCACCCGTTCGAGACCACCGAATCCCTCGGGCCACGCCCACGCCAACAGGACATGGACCAGACCGGCCACGGGCACGGCGAAGAGCAGCCCGGGCAGTCCGAAGTGGTGGCCCGCCACCAGCAGCGCCGCGATCACCACCACGGGGTGGACGCCCACCCGGCGCCCCAGGATGCGCGGCGCCAAGAGGCTGTTCTCGACCCACTGGATCACCACCAG
The sequence above is drawn from the Thermaerobacter sp. FW80 genome and encodes:
- the alaS gene encoding alanine--tRNA ligase, with the translated sequence MVAASLPGMPAAEIRERFLRFFERHGHTIVPSSSLIPKDDPTLLFTNAGMVQFKDVFTGKEKVPYKRATTAQKCMRAGGKHNDLENVGKTARHHTFFEMLGNFSFGDYFKRDAIRFAWTFLTEELGLPRDRLWATIYRDDDEAFRLWQEVTGIPAHRIVRLGEKDNFWAMGDTGPCGPCSEIVYDRGEEFRCDAEVCGIGACDCDRWLEIWNLVFMQFNRDESGRLEPLPRPSIDTGMGLERIASVMQGVPSNFDTDLFRPLIRATEELTGRRYEDGERGFPFRVIADHARACTFLIADGVLPSNEGRGHVLRRILRRAVRFGRILGLREPFLHRLVDTVGEVMGDAYPEVRQRGEYVARVIRAEEERFFRTLDQGMEILAELIERARRRGDGVIRGEEAFVLYDTYGFPLDLTEDAAQEAGLRVDREGFERAMAVQRERARAAREVEADWDPGSPLAQALADEPATTFTGYERLEDEGTVRLLVKDEEPVERARAGEEVGVILDRTPFYAERGGQVGDTGWLEAAGARLQVVDTQPLPGGRILHKARVTEGTLTVGDRVRARVDGARRAAIMRNHTATHLLHAALKRVLGDHVNQAGSLVAPDRLRFDFTHFEAPTPDQLRAIEDEVNRVILAAVPVRWYWTSLEEALEAGAIALFGEKYGREVRVVQIGDYSLELCGGTHVASTSDIGLFKLTGEGSVAAGVRRVEAVTGWSSLAYLRQREDLLQRLAATLRAPVDDLPARLEALVEAHRDLERQVHRLQGRLARQAADRLLAEAPAVAGVRVIVGELPVDDPEVLRETADYLRQRAGEAAVLLGARSGDRALLVAALTPGAQQRGLHAGRLVGEVARRVGGGGGGRPDLAQAGGREPGRLAEALEQGRRSWLEQLGAAGVAARGQG
- a CDS encoding thioesterase family protein produces the protein MANGIAEVMRVKPGFVPGLRAEVKAVVDAGMQAAFDGRVIHPLYSTWALVHHLEHAARRVLEPFLEPHEEGVGYAVEVRHLAPTPVGARVRAVAVLEAVEGNRVVCRVEAYNDLEKIAEGRQVQVVLDRAAFRRRIAELQRRLGTGGTDGGAVRGPQATGG